ATGAGATTATCGCTGAGGAAGAAAGATTAATGGAAAATTTTTCAATCTTATTCATGTCTTTCCCAGACCTTCTTCCAAGATTAGCAGAAAGCTTAGCATTTTCATAGGAAATAAAATTCACTGTAAACTCTTTAGCCTCATTTATCACTCTATATGTATACCTTTTCTTTGATATGGCAACAGCATAGATTGGCGGAGAAGCTGAAATTGGCATGTGCCATGCTGCTGACATGAAATTTACTTTTTCTTTTCCTCTTGCACCAACAATTGCCACTGAATTAGGATAATAAAAATAAAAATTCTCAATTCTTTTTCTAATTATTTTCATCTCCCCTCCTGGTATAAATATAATCTTCGCTCATTTATTAATCATCTCTCGATCTATGCACTCAATTTACTAAGATAAACCTTCAATCAAATTAGTTATCTATTATATCAAAATTTCTATCAGCAAAAATAGGCGCACATCCTTTTTTTAATTTTTTGGCTTGACTTATCAAAAGAATTGATTAAATAATATCTTTATCATGAAAAAGGACGATTTAAACCTGAAAGATATAAGATTCGAAGATATTGAAAAAATAATCAACCTTATCATCGAAAAAAATCTTGCTGAATTTGAACTGGAAAAAGAAGGGTTGAGAATTAAGATAAAGAAAAATATCTTTCCTTCAGTTTCTATACAAACTCCGAATCTAAATCCTTCAGCTTCCCCTATTTCTTATCAGGAAAAAATTGAACATTCTGTTCAAAAAGAACTCACTCCTTCTGAAGATGTTTATTATATAAAATCGCCGATAGTGGGAACATTCTATAGAGCACCGGATCCATCCTCTCCTCCTTACGTAGATGAAGGCGATAGAGTCGAGAAAGGACAGATCTTGTGCATTGTAGAAGCAATGAAACTGATGAATGAAATAGAATCTGAAGTATCCGGAATTATTAAATCAATATTTGTTGAGAATGCTCAGCCTGTTGAATACGGTCAAAAACTTTTTGAGATCAAGGTCCTTCCATAAATGTTCTCCAAAGTTCTCGTTGCCAATCGAGGAGAAATAGCCCTTCGAATAGTTAAGGCTCTGAAAGAATTAGAGATAAAAAGTGTAATAGTCTATTCAGAAGCTGATGCAAAATCTCTACCAGCCCAGTTAGCCGATGAAAAAATCTGTGTTGGTCCTCCAAAAAGCTCTGAAAGCTACCTTAACATACCTGCAATCATCTCAGCAGCTGAAATATCAAAAGCTGATGCAATTCATCCCGGATATGGATTCTTGTCTGAAAATCCTATGTTCGCTGAAATATGTGAAACTTCAGGAATTTCTTTTATCGGTCCTTCTTCATCTATCATTAAATTAATGGGGGACAAGAATGAAGCGCGACAGACGATGAAAAAAGAGGGTGTGCCAATCATAGAAGGTACTGAAAATCCAATTACAAATCTTCGGGAGGCAAAAAAATTTGCATCAAAAATAGGATTTCCAGTTATGCTGAAAGCAGTCGCAGGAGGAGGTGGAAAAGGGATGAGAGTTGTCCACAATCAGAGAGAGCTTGAAACCATTTTTCCAGTTGCTCAGGCTGAGGCATCCTCTTCTTTTGGAAATCCTTCAATGTACATTGAAAAATTCTTAGAGAAAGCAAGGCATATAGAAATACAGATACTGGCTGATAATTATAGGAATGTCATTGCCATAGGAGAAAGAGAATGTTCAATTCAGAGAAGACATCAGAAAATTTTGGAAGAAGCTCCTTCAGTTGCTCTTGACGAAAGGACAAGAAAAAGAATGATGAGGATTGTTGAAAAAGCAGCAGAATCTATTGGATACAGAAGCCTTGGAACTTTTGAATTTTTACTGGATGAGAAGGAAAATTTTTATTTTATGGAAGCAAACACAAGAGTTCAGGTTGAACATCCTGTAACAGAAGCAATCTATTCGATTGACTTAATAAAAGAACAGATAAAATTAGCAGCAGGAGAAAAGCTGAATGTCAGAAGAGATCTTCTTCCAAGAGGTCATTCAATAGAATGCAGAATAAATGCAGAAGACCCGTTTACTTCTTCTCCATCTCCTGGAAAGATTGAATTTCTTGCTCTTCCAAGCGGAAATGGAGTGAGAGTTGATTCAGCAATTTATTGCGGATATGAAATTCCTCCCCATTACGATTCTCTTGTAGCCAAAATAATAGTCCATGGAAACTCCCGTGATGAAGCAATCAAAAGAATGAGGGCTGCTTTACTTTCCACAATCATAGTTGGTGTTAAAACAAACATCCCCCTTCATTTGAAAATACTCGATGATTATGATTTTAGACAAGGAAGCTACGACATTCACTTCATGGAAAGATTCCTTAAAGAAACAGAGCCCAGCTAATAGTTCAAAGTTTGTAGCTCATAAATGTTAGTATATACTTAAAAAATTAATAATTAATAAATAAAGATATAAAAAATGAAAATTGAGCGATATAGTTTTGGAGAAATTGTAATAAATGGAAACAAATTCACTTCTGATTTAAAGCTATTCCCAAATATGATTAAGGCAAACTGGTGGAGAAAAGAGGGGCATAATCTTTTGCCTGAAGATATGGAAGATGTAATTCAAGAAAATCCAGAAATCGTCATAATCGGAACTGGAAAGTTAGGGGTTATGAAAGTTTCAAAAGAATTTATTGAACTTGCCAGATCAAATAATATCAAGCTAATAATTGAAAATACTGAAAAAGCAATTGATATTTTTAATAAACTGCCAGATAAGAATAAAGTTATAGCTGTTTTTCATCTGACATGTTGATTCAACTTATAGCCGTTGACTAATACAAATGCAATAAATAATGTTACATGTAGGGCAAGGCTTTAGCCTTGCATCAAGCAACCCTAAGAGGTTGCCCTACATTTATATAATGCGTTTGCTTTAATTACCATTAACAATCATCCCATCAAGAAGTCTAATAGTTCTTTGAGTTTTTTCCGCTATTTTTTCGTTATGGGTAATAACAAGAACTGTATGTCCTGCTTTCCATAAATTTACAAAAATCGAAATAATTTCCTCTCCTGATTTTGTGTCAAGGTTACCAGTTGGCTCATCTGCTAAAATAATAGAAGGGTTGTTGACAAGGGCCCTTGCTATAGCCACTCTCTGCATTTCGCCTCCAGATAGCTCGGTTGACTTATGATTCATCCTTTCCTTAAGCCCTACTCTTTCAAGAAGTTCTATTGTCTTTTTCCTCCTTTCCTTGTAAGAAATTCCTGCAAATATCATCGGAAGCTCCACGTTCTCAAAACCTGTAGCGTAAGGAAGAAGATTAAAATTTTGAAAAATAAAACCCACTTTTTTATTTCTTATTTCAGCGAGTTTATTCGAAGAAAGTTCTGAAACTTTTTCATTCTCAAGAAAATATTCTCCAGAAGTTGGGGTATCAAGACAGCCAATGATGTTCATCAGGGTTGATTTTCCTGAACCAGAAGGACCCATAATTGAGATAAACTCTCCATTTTGAACCTCGAGGTCAATCTCCCTCAGTGCTTCGACTTTTACTCTTCCTGTATCATAAATTTTTTTAATTTTTTTCATTTTTATCATTGAAAACTCTTGCTCCTTTCTATTCATATCTTAAAGCTTCAATCGGATTTAAATTCGAAGCCTTTCTTGCCGGAAAAAAGCCTGCCAGGAACCCCAGGGATGAAAGAATAATGGTAACTAATACAGCTATCTCTAAATTGATATGGGGCCTTGCCAATAGCTGAACCGTCATATTTTCTGACTTTACCGATGAAACCACTTTTATTATTAAAAGAGCTGGAATCGCTCCC
Above is a genomic segment from Acidobacteriota bacterium containing:
- a CDS encoding flavin reductase family protein, with amino-acid sequence MKIIRKRIENFYFYYPNSVAIVGARGKEKVNFMSAAWHMPISASPPIYAVAISKKRYTYRVINEAKEFTVNFISYENAKLSANLGRRSGKDMNKIEKFSINLSSSAIISSPVLKEAYASFECKLLDARTYGDHDLFVGEVLCVHEMEGVFNENGIIILKKINPLLYLGKDIYATTIPDSQKLVLPD
- the accB gene encoding acetyl-CoA carboxylase biotin carboxyl carrier protein; amino-acid sequence: MKKDDLNLKDIRFEDIEKIINLIIEKNLAEFELEKEGLRIKIKKNIFPSVSIQTPNLNPSASPISYQEKIEHSVQKELTPSEDVYYIKSPIVGTFYRAPDPSSPPYVDEGDRVEKGQILCIVEAMKLMNEIESEVSGIIKSIFVENAQPVEYGQKLFEIKVLP
- the accC gene encoding acetyl-CoA carboxylase biotin carboxylase subunit, which codes for MFSKVLVANRGEIALRIVKALKELEIKSVIVYSEADAKSLPAQLADEKICVGPPKSSESYLNIPAIISAAEISKADAIHPGYGFLSENPMFAEICETSGISFIGPSSSIIKLMGDKNEARQTMKKEGVPIIEGTENPITNLREAKKFASKIGFPVMLKAVAGGGGKGMRVVHNQRELETIFPVAQAEASSSFGNPSMYIEKFLEKARHIEIQILADNYRNVIAIGERECSIQRRHQKILEEAPSVALDERTRKRMMRIVEKAAESIGYRSLGTFEFLLDEKENFYFMEANTRVQVEHPVTEAIYSIDLIKEQIKLAAGEKLNVRRDLLPRGHSIECRINAEDPFTSSPSPGKIEFLALPSGNGVRVDSAIYCGYEIPPHYDSLVAKIIVHGNSRDEAIKRMRAALLSTIIVGVKTNIPLHLKILDDYDFRQGSYDIHFMERFLKETEPS
- a CDS encoding MTH938/NDUFAF3 family protein; the encoded protein is MKIERYSFGEIVINGNKFTSDLKLFPNMIKANWWRKEGHNLLPEDMEDVIQENPEIVIIGTGKLGVMKVSKEFIELARSNNIKLIIENTEKAIDIFNKLPDKNKVIAVFHLTC
- a CDS encoding ABC transporter ATP-binding protein; this translates as MIKMKKIKKIYDTGRVKVEALREIDLEVQNGEFISIMGPSGSGKSTLMNIIGCLDTPTSGEYFLENEKVSELSSNKLAEIRNKKVGFIFQNFNLLPYATGFENVELPMIFAGISYKERRKKTIELLERVGLKERMNHKSTELSGGEMQRVAIARALVNNPSIILADEPTGNLDTKSGEEIISIFVNLWKAGHTVLVITHNEKIAEKTQRTIRLLDGMIVNGN